One Amorphoplanes digitatis genomic window carries:
- a CDS encoding serine hydrolase domain-containing protein, whose product MSLVHGTVAPGYEKVREVFAAEAARPGDVAAQLAVYRHGRPVVDLYTHDGDALTAVFAVTMGAAHLVLALLVQDGLVGVARSVRHYWPQFTSDVTVRELLQHRAGLIGVDGGFGPREVADDRIIAERLAKQRPYWTRGAGYGYHVLVIGALAGEIVRRVTGRSLQQTYEQRVRAPYGVDLYLGLPECLEPRYRPIRPAVVREPPPDPASLAGIALNRHADPPTDLVAFANSRTVRRLGQASAGGVASARGVARLYAAALSGVDGIAPLLHPRTITEFGTAGGPARDLLTGATGNRFGLGFEALTTIYPFLGPAALGHSGAAGSLGFADPRSGVAYGYTRDRFAPPGGAAENDQLAAAVIQAADG is encoded by the coding sequence ATGTCCCTCGTGCACGGCACGGTCGCACCCGGCTACGAGAAGGTCCGCGAGGTCTTCGCCGCCGAGGCCGCCCGGCCCGGCGATGTCGCGGCCCAGCTCGCGGTCTACCGGCACGGCCGCCCGGTCGTCGACCTGTACACCCACGACGGCGACGCGCTGACCGCGGTCTTCGCCGTCACCATGGGCGCCGCACACCTGGTCCTCGCGCTGCTGGTGCAGGACGGCCTCGTCGGCGTCGCCCGCTCGGTGCGGCACTACTGGCCGCAGTTCACCAGCGATGTCACAGTGCGGGAGCTGCTACAGCACCGGGCCGGGCTGATCGGGGTGGACGGCGGATTCGGGCCGCGCGAGGTCGCGGACGACCGGATCATCGCCGAGCGGCTCGCCAAGCAGCGCCCGTACTGGACCCGCGGCGCGGGCTACGGCTATCACGTGCTGGTCATCGGCGCGCTCGCCGGCGAGATCGTCCGGCGGGTCACCGGGCGCTCGCTCCAGCAGACCTACGAGCAGCGCGTCCGCGCGCCGTACGGCGTCGACCTGTACCTCGGGCTGCCCGAGTGCCTCGAGCCGCGGTACCGCCCGATCCGGCCGGCCGTCGTGCGGGAGCCGCCGCCGGACCCCGCGAGCCTGGCCGGCATCGCGCTCAACCGGCACGCCGACCCGCCGACCGACCTCGTCGCGTTCGCGAACAGCCGGACGGTGCGCCGCCTCGGCCAGGCCTCGGCGGGCGGAGTGGCTAGCGCGCGGGGCGTCGCCCGGCTGTATGCTGCGGCACTGTCGGGTGTGGACGGAATCGCGCCACTTCTGCATCCGCGGACGATCACGGAGTTCGGCACCGCAGGCGGGCCCGCACGGGACCTGCTGACCGGTGCCACCGGCAACCGCTTCGGCCTCGGCTTCGAGGCCCTGACCACGATCTATCCCTTCCTCGGCCCGGCCGCGCTCGGACACTCCGGCGCGGCCGGTTCGCTCGGCTTCGCCGACCCGCGCAGCGGCGTCGCGTACGGCTACACCCGGGACCGGTTCGCCCCACCCGGCGGGGCGGCGGAGAACGACCAGCTCGCGGCGGCTGTCATTCAGGCAGCCGACGGCTGA
- a CDS encoding Orn/Lys/Arg decarboxylase N-terminal domain-containing protein — protein MSFPVTIVTPAEGPAGAQQPLELLEAALIRAGLELGRFGDDGRGTERLGTLAHVARSSSAVLYTLQLTVRRSHDRPEEPSDVAAVRAAAEFVQAVRAHNDRVPILLFGEQLTARRIPQSVLSRIDGVINAYEDTPDFLARKIQREVSHYLGQLAPPFFAALMRYANDGAYSWHCPGHSGGTAFLKSPIGTLFHGFFGENLLRADVCNAVEELGQLLDHSGPIADSERLAARTFRADHLYFVTNGTSTSNKIVWNSLVGPGDIVAVDRNCHKSVLHAIVLTGAVPIYLMPTRNRAGTIGPIPRSEFTAAALQAKIDASPLVTDKSKRIRLLALTQSTYDGIIYRADELRRSLDGVVDALHFDEAWLPHAGFHKLYEGMHGVANDRDRTDRTVIYSTQSTHKLLAGLSQASQILVQDTTGGHFDSRVLAQAYRMHTSTSPQYAIIASCDVSAEMMAGRRGHALVEESITEAMEFRRTIIRVGEERDDWWFGVWGPDTPPRTGLPERSEWELTADAPWHGFDQVDDGFTMLDPIKVTLTMPGLTVHGEFSEPGSPSIPGVVLARYLAEHGVVVEKTGLYSLLVLFTIGITKGRWNSLVAELHRFKSAYDGNAEIERLMPAFAAAYPGYARLGLRDLCDALHVTYRDADLAELTTTIYTEPVEQVTLPADAWTAMAAGHVEHVPLEKLAGRTTAVLLTPYPPGIPLLVPGERIGETIVRFLRHEQVLAQRWPGFTGITHGVADDGDHRTVACLLDS, from the coding sequence TTGTCGTTCCCGGTCACGATCGTCACGCCCGCGGAAGGCCCCGCCGGGGCGCAACAGCCACTGGAGCTCCTCGAAGCCGCCCTGATCCGGGCCGGACTGGAGCTCGGGCGGTTCGGCGACGACGGGCGGGGCACCGAGCGGCTGGGCACGCTGGCACACGTCGCCCGGTCGAGCTCGGCCGTCCTCTACACGCTCCAGCTCACCGTCCGCCGGTCGCACGACCGGCCCGAGGAACCCTCCGACGTGGCCGCCGTCCGCGCGGCGGCCGAGTTCGTGCAGGCCGTCCGCGCACACAATGACCGGGTCCCGATCCTGCTGTTCGGCGAGCAGCTGACGGCGCGGCGGATTCCGCAGTCGGTGCTCTCCCGGATCGACGGCGTCATCAACGCCTACGAGGACACACCCGACTTCCTGGCCCGCAAGATCCAGCGGGAGGTCAGCCACTATCTCGGCCAGTTGGCACCGCCGTTCTTCGCGGCGCTGATGCGCTACGCCAACGACGGCGCCTACTCCTGGCACTGCCCCGGCCACTCCGGCGGCACCGCGTTCCTGAAGAGCCCCATCGGCACCCTGTTCCACGGGTTCTTCGGCGAGAACCTGCTGCGCGCCGACGTGTGCAACGCCGTCGAGGAACTGGGGCAGTTGCTCGATCACAGCGGACCCATCGCCGACAGCGAACGCCTCGCCGCCAGGACGTTCCGCGCCGACCACCTCTACTTCGTCACCAACGGCACCTCCACCTCCAACAAGATCGTGTGGAACTCGCTGGTCGGGCCGGGCGACATCGTCGCGGTGGACCGCAACTGCCACAAGTCGGTCCTGCACGCCATCGTGCTCACCGGAGCCGTACCGATCTATCTGATGCCGACCCGCAACAGGGCCGGCACCATCGGGCCCATCCCCCGCAGCGAATTCACCGCCGCCGCGCTCCAGGCCAAGATCGACGCCAGCCCGCTGGTCACCGACAAGAGCAAACGGATCCGCCTGCTGGCCCTGACCCAGTCCACCTACGACGGCATCATCTACCGCGCCGACGAGCTGAGGAGAAGCCTCGACGGCGTCGTCGACGCCCTCCACTTCGACGAGGCCTGGCTGCCGCACGCCGGCTTCCACAAGCTGTACGAGGGGATGCACGGTGTCGCCAACGACCGCGACCGCACCGACCGGACCGTGATCTACTCCACCCAGTCCACCCACAAGCTCCTCGCCGGCCTGTCCCAGGCGTCCCAGATCCTCGTACAGGACACCACCGGTGGCCACTTCGACAGCCGGGTCCTGGCTCAGGCGTACCGCATGCACACCTCGACCAGCCCGCAGTACGCCATCATCGCCAGCTGCGACGTCTCCGCCGAGATGATGGCCGGCAGACGCGGCCATGCCCTGGTCGAGGAGAGCATCACCGAGGCGATGGAGTTCCGCCGCACCATCATCCGCGTCGGCGAGGAGCGCGACGACTGGTGGTTCGGCGTCTGGGGGCCGGACACCCCGCCCCGGACCGGGCTGCCCGAACGCTCCGAGTGGGAGCTGACCGCCGACGCGCCATGGCACGGCTTCGACCAGGTCGACGACGGTTTCACAATGCTCGACCCGATCAAGGTCACCCTCACGATGCCGGGCCTCACCGTGCACGGCGAGTTCAGCGAACCCGGCTCACCGAGCATCCCGGGCGTGGTGCTGGCGCGCTATCTCGCCGAGCACGGCGTCGTGGTGGAGAAGACCGGCCTGTACTCGCTGCTCGTGCTCTTCACCATCGGAATCACCAAGGGCCGCTGGAACTCCCTGGTCGCCGAGCTGCACCGCTTCAAGAGCGCCTACGACGGCAACGCCGAGATCGAACGGCTCATGCCGGCCTTCGCCGCCGCGTACCCCGGTTACGCCAGGCTCGGACTGCGGGACCTCTGCGACGCCCTGCATGTCACCTACCGCGACGCCGACCTCGCCGAGCTGACCACGACGATCTACACCGAGCCGGTCGAGCAGGTGACGCTCCCGGCCGACGCGTGGACCGCCATGGCCGCCGGGCACGTCGAACACGTGCCGCTGGAGAAGCTGGCCGGCCGGACGACCGCGGTGCTGCTCACCCCGTACCCGCCGGGGATTCCGCTGCTGGTCCCCGGCGAGCGGATCGGCGAGACGATCGTGCGCTTCCTCCGGCACGAACAGGTCCTGGCCCAGCGCTGGCCGGGTTTCACCGGCATCACCCACGGCGTCGCCGACGACGGCGATCACCGTACGGTCGCCTGCCTGCTCGACTCGTAG
- a CDS encoding putative bifunctional diguanylate cyclase/phosphodiesterase translates to MQSAEFDDHTAEYWARQIRIGSAIAAGVSLLGCVRVAVAWGPGARWLIPLVVCAILGQVGAVFLPWARMMRNLRFRNWLLTWWFVVLPLLFLFSYIDDDGLIIYLPGVALILVAAASLYGPRVVVALGGLSLAGFLALLPAVTSTSAVSVVSLAAIMSCLVALNSMHAHNRRQLDTRRKAAEHRTEMLLEAASDAVFAIDAEGVVRYASPSAQRILGLRTDQLSGTAASTLTHPEELESLREWLAGLWRTPGETSRTEARLRRPDGTWMHLDVIGTNRVDDPALRAAVISLRDIGRRKELEDELSKQAFTDSLTGLPNRALFRDRLEQAVARRRSDGRVTVLLIDLDDFKLVNDNLGHSAGDKLLSTLAGRLRAEMRPGDTLARLGGDEFAILVEDLDLDGAAALAERLLAAGREQVRLDSRDVSCSLSIGVAGGDMPAEQLLRNADLAMYAAKRGGRNAYELFSPSMSRSVLEEAQQRVDMERGLEQKQFIVLYQPVVDMETERVTGVEALVRWHHPEDGLLSPNQFIANAEANGLIVPLGRWVLREACEQLARWRRETPDAAGLVMNVNLSARQFQYAGLVDDVAAALRDAGIPAGSLTLEITESMLMVDIDGAIETLGALRGLGVRLAIDDFGTGYSSLNYLKQLPVDIIKIDRTFVEQVDTDAEDVALIDAVVNLGQALRLQTVAEGIETDGQWAMLREIGCDQGQGYLFGRPGDAASVTGLLARGTGTANRVGATTSA, encoded by the coding sequence GTGCAAAGTGCGGAATTCGACGACCACACCGCGGAGTACTGGGCTCGCCAGATCCGGATCGGATCCGCTATCGCCGCCGGCGTGTCCCTGCTCGGCTGCGTACGGGTGGCCGTCGCCTGGGGGCCCGGCGCACGCTGGCTGATCCCGCTGGTGGTCTGCGCGATCCTCGGCCAGGTCGGCGCGGTGTTCCTGCCCTGGGCCCGGATGATGCGCAACCTGCGGTTCCGCAACTGGCTGCTCACCTGGTGGTTCGTGGTGCTGCCGCTGCTGTTCCTGTTCTCGTACATCGACGACGACGGACTGATCATCTACCTGCCGGGCGTCGCGCTGATCCTGGTGGCCGCCGCGTCGCTGTACGGGCCCCGGGTCGTGGTGGCCCTCGGTGGGCTGTCGCTGGCCGGCTTCCTGGCCCTGCTGCCGGCGGTGACCAGCACCAGCGCCGTCTCGGTCGTCTCGCTGGCGGCGATCATGTCCTGCCTGGTGGCGCTGAACTCGATGCACGCGCACAACCGGCGCCAGCTGGACACCCGGCGCAAGGCCGCCGAGCACCGCACCGAGATGCTGCTCGAGGCCGCCTCGGACGCGGTCTTCGCGATCGACGCCGAGGGCGTGGTCCGCTACGCCAGCCCGTCCGCGCAGCGGATCCTCGGCCTGCGCACCGACCAGCTCAGCGGTACCGCCGCGTCGACCCTGACCCACCCGGAGGAGCTGGAGAGCCTGCGCGAGTGGCTGGCCGGCCTCTGGCGCACGCCGGGCGAGACCAGCCGCACCGAGGCCCGGCTGCGCCGCCCGGATGGCACCTGGATGCACCTCGACGTCATCGGCACGAACCGGGTCGACGATCCGGCCCTGCGCGCCGCCGTGATCAGCCTGCGGGACATCGGCCGCCGCAAGGAGCTCGAGGACGAGCTCAGCAAGCAGGCGTTCACCGACTCGCTGACCGGGCTGCCGAACCGGGCGCTGTTCCGCGACCGGCTCGAGCAGGCCGTCGCCCGCCGTCGCTCCGACGGCAGGGTCACCGTGCTGCTCATCGACCTCGACGACTTCAAGCTGGTGAACGACAACCTCGGGCACAGCGCCGGCGACAAGCTGCTATCCACCCTCGCCGGGCGGCTGCGCGCCGAGATGCGACCCGGCGACACCCTGGCCCGGCTCGGCGGCGACGAGTTCGCCATCCTGGTCGAGGACCTCGACCTCGACGGCGCGGCCGCCCTCGCGGAGCGGCTGCTGGCCGCCGGCCGGGAGCAGGTACGCCTGGACAGCCGCGACGTGAGCTGCTCGCTGAGCATCGGCGTCGCCGGCGGCGACATGCCCGCCGAGCAGCTGCTGCGCAACGCCGACCTCGCCATGTACGCGGCCAAGCGCGGCGGGCGCAACGCCTACGAGCTCTTCAGCCCGTCGATGTCGCGCTCGGTGCTGGAGGAGGCGCAGCAGCGCGTCGACATGGAGCGCGGCCTGGAGCAGAAGCAGTTCATCGTCCTGTACCAGCCCGTCGTGGACATGGAGACGGAGCGGGTGACCGGCGTCGAGGCGCTCGTCCGGTGGCACCACCCCGAGGACGGGCTGCTCAGCCCGAACCAGTTCATCGCGAACGCGGAGGCCAACGGCCTGATCGTGCCGCTCGGCCGGTGGGTGCTGCGGGAGGCCTGCGAGCAGCTCGCGCGCTGGCGCCGCGAGACGCCGGACGCGGCCGGGCTGGTGATGAACGTCAACCTGTCGGCGCGCCAGTTCCAGTACGCCGGCCTGGTCGACGACGTCGCCGCGGCGCTGCGCGACGCGGGCATCCCGGCGGGCTCGCTGACCCTGGAGATCACCGAGTCGATGCTGATGGTGGACATCGACGGTGCGATCGAGACGCTGGGCGCGCTGCGCGGGCTCGGTGTCCGGCTGGCGATCGACGACTTCGGCACCGGCTACTCGTCGCTCAACTACCTCAAGCAGCTCCCGGTCGACATCATCAAGATCGACCGTACGTTCGTGGAGCAGGTCGACACCGACGCCGAGGACGTGGCGCTGATCGACGCGGTGGTGAACCTGGGCCAGGCGCTGCGGTTGCAGACCGTGGCGGAGGGCATCGAGACCGACGGGCAGTGGGCGATGCTCCGCGAGATCGGCTGCGACCAGGGCCAGGGCTACCTCTTCGGCCGCCCGGGTGACGCGGCCTCGGTGACCGGCCTGCTGGCCCGCGGCACCGGCACGGCGAACCGGGTCGGGGCGACGACCTCCGCCTGA
- a CDS encoding winged helix-turn-helix domain-containing protein, producing the protein MIRLEFAPADLAGVRFAHSPMAEVVASGVALTAPDRYWMYAAWRAQVAPVVAASRLTTFAAVMARPNRWVPDFLTPVPTMARPLLRDELAQVAATPLDQVAYEVAYAWRGVTAVPPEAARFGTDPAGALAVLVHEIRRYFAVALAPYWARLRAAAEAEIAHRGRAAIEHGPGALVRDLHPTVTWNASALSIGQGGDVADVGLDGNGLTLLPSGFAGPKVLTVMEPARGRALWYPPRGHGALWESPARAEPTAALAALLGPTRAAVLTLLDVPHSTGEVASALGLAAATASHHLTTLRDAGLVAGSRTGRRLRYLRTGLGEQLGGATVVSRRS; encoded by the coding sequence ATGATCCGGCTCGAGTTCGCACCGGCAGACCTCGCCGGCGTCCGGTTCGCGCACTCACCCATGGCGGAGGTGGTGGCCAGCGGCGTCGCGCTCACCGCGCCGGACCGGTACTGGATGTACGCGGCGTGGCGGGCACAGGTCGCCCCCGTGGTGGCGGCGTCGCGGCTGACCACGTTCGCGGCGGTCATGGCGCGGCCGAACCGCTGGGTCCCGGACTTCCTGACGCCGGTGCCGACGATGGCCCGGCCGCTGCTGCGCGACGAACTGGCACAGGTGGCGGCGACGCCGCTGGACCAGGTGGCGTACGAGGTGGCCTACGCCTGGCGTGGCGTGACCGCGGTGCCGCCGGAGGCCGCCCGGTTCGGCACCGATCCGGCGGGCGCGCTGGCCGTGCTGGTGCACGAGATCCGGCGGTACTTCGCCGTGGCGCTGGCGCCGTACTGGGCGCGGCTGCGCGCGGCGGCGGAGGCGGAGATCGCCCACCGGGGTCGGGCGGCCATCGAGCACGGGCCGGGTGCCCTGGTGCGGGACCTGCACCCCACTGTGACCTGGAACGCCTCGGCGCTGTCCATCGGGCAGGGCGGCGACGTCGCCGACGTCGGACTGGACGGCAACGGGCTGACGCTGCTGCCGTCCGGCTTCGCCGGCCCGAAGGTGCTCACGGTCATGGAGCCGGCCCGGGGACGGGCGCTGTGGTACCCGCCGCGGGGGCACGGCGCGCTGTGGGAGTCGCCCGCCCGGGCGGAGCCGACGGCGGCGCTCGCGGCGCTGCTGGGGCCCACCCGGGCGGCGGTGCTGACGCTGCTGGACGTGCCGCACAGCACCGGCGAGGTGGCCTCGGCGCTGGGGCTGGCCGCGGCGACGGCGTCGCACCACCTGACGACGCTGCGGGACGCGGGCCTGGTGGCCGGCTCCCGGACCGGACGCCGCCTGCGCTACCTGCGCACCGGCCTGGGCGAACAGCTCGGCGGCGCGACCGTCGTCAGTCGTCGAAGCTGA
- the paaE gene encoding 1,2-phenylacetyl-CoA epoxidase subunit PaaE — translation MVVRDFHPLRVAEVVRLCDDAVAVTFEVPAELTGTYAFRPGQSLTIRRAGDGADERRSYSICAPAGERPRIGVREVPGGLVSSWLVHGLRPGDEVEVAPPSGTFTPDLDAAGRHVLIAAGSGITPVISIAASLLRRPDTQVSILYGNRRADTVMFAEELADLKDTHPSRLELVHLLSREAREVELLTGRLDAAKLRTLLPLLIDVHGVEHWWLCGPFGMVTDATEVLGEFGVEPARIHRELFWVDEAPPEPVREEAGPRGPSSEVTVVLDGRSTTVTVPEGDTVLEGAQRSRPDLPFACKGGVCGTCRARVVDGEVEMRRNFALEPAEVAAGFVLTCQSTPTTAKVVVSFDD, via the coding sequence GTGGTGGTGCGGGACTTCCATCCGCTGCGGGTCGCCGAGGTCGTTCGGCTCTGCGACGACGCGGTCGCCGTCACGTTCGAGGTGCCCGCGGAGCTCACCGGCACGTACGCGTTCCGGCCCGGCCAGTCGCTGACGATCCGCCGCGCCGGTGACGGCGCCGACGAGCGCCGCAGCTACTCGATCTGCGCGCCGGCCGGGGAACGCCCCCGCATCGGCGTGCGCGAGGTGCCGGGCGGCCTCGTGTCGTCGTGGCTGGTACACGGCCTGCGCCCCGGCGACGAGGTCGAGGTCGCGCCGCCGAGCGGCACGTTCACCCCGGACCTGGACGCGGCCGGCCGGCACGTCCTGATCGCCGCCGGCTCGGGCATCACCCCGGTGATCTCGATCGCGGCGTCGCTGCTGCGCCGGCCGGACACCCAGGTCAGCATCCTGTACGGCAACCGCCGCGCCGACACGGTCATGTTCGCCGAGGAGCTCGCCGACCTCAAGGACACCCACCCGTCCCGGCTCGAACTGGTGCACCTGCTCTCCCGCGAGGCGCGCGAGGTGGAGCTGCTGACCGGGCGCCTCGACGCGGCCAAGCTGCGGACCCTGCTGCCGCTGCTCATCGACGTGCACGGGGTCGAACACTGGTGGCTGTGCGGCCCGTTCGGCATGGTCACCGACGCCACCGAGGTGCTCGGCGAGTTCGGCGTCGAGCCGGCCCGCATCCACCGCGAGCTCTTCTGGGTGGACGAGGCCCCGCCGGAGCCGGTACGCGAGGAGGCCGGACCCCGGGGGCCGAGCAGCGAGGTCACCGTCGTGCTCGACGGCCGCTCGACCACGGTCACCGTGCCGGAGGGCGACACCGTCCTGGAGGGCGCGCAGCGGTCCCGCCCGGACCTGCCGTTCGCCTGCAAGGGCGGGGTGTGCGGCACCTGCCGGGCCCGCGTCGTCGACGGCGAGGTGGAGATGCGGCGCAACTTCGCGCTGGAGCCGGCCGAGGTGGCCGCGGGCTTCGTGCTCACCTGCCAGTCGACGCCGACCACGGCCAAGGTAGTGGTCAGCTTCGACGACTGA
- the paaD gene encoding 1,2-phenylacetyl-CoA epoxidase subunit PaaD: MVTAAAVAARVTDPELPMLTLADLGILRAVDESGDGVVVTITPTYSGCPAMRTIEDDLTGALRDAGYPRVEVRTVLSPAWTTDWITPAGRDKLAAAGISPPGPAPRRAAGPVPLTLGPSRRAIACPQCGHAETEEITAFSATACRALRRCTACGEPFEHVKEI; this comes from the coding sequence GTGGTGACCGCGGCGGCCGTCGCGGCCCGGGTCACCGACCCGGAGCTGCCCATGCTCACCCTCGCCGACCTCGGGATCCTGCGCGCCGTCGACGAGTCCGGCGACGGCGTCGTCGTCACGATCACCCCGACGTACTCGGGCTGCCCCGCCATGCGGACCATCGAGGACGACCTCACCGGCGCGCTGCGCGACGCCGGCTACCCGCGGGTCGAGGTGCGCACCGTGCTGAGCCCGGCGTGGACCACCGACTGGATCACCCCGGCGGGCCGCGACAAGCTCGCCGCGGCCGGGATCTCGCCGCCGGGCCCCGCGCCTCGCCGGGCCGCCGGGCCGGTGCCGCTCACGCTCGGCCCCAGCCGGCGCGCGATCGCCTGCCCGCAGTGCGGGCACGCCGAGACCGAGGAGATCACCGCCTTCAGCGCCACGGCCTGCCGGGCGCTGCGCCGGTGCACCGCCTGCGGCGAGCCGTTCGAACACGTGAAGGAGATCTGA
- the paaC gene encoding 1,2-phenylacetyl-CoA epoxidase subunit PaaC, which translates to MLGDDALIMSHRLQQWVTRAPELEDELAIANIALDLLGQARLLLTRAAEVEDAGRDEDALAYLRDAADFRNVRLVEREDADFAHLVARLLVFATWRLALLDALTAAGDPVLAAIGAKGVKEVTYHRDYAARWVVRLGDGTELSHARMQAAADAVLPLAGELFRTHPTEARLVAAGTAVDPATLRAEFDGVWAQVIAAANLRSPSGVPDDDGPGGRDGVHTPALAGILAELQGLARSVPGGVW; encoded by the coding sequence ATGCTCGGCGACGACGCGCTGATAATGTCGCACCGGCTCCAGCAGTGGGTGACCCGCGCGCCCGAGCTCGAGGACGAGCTGGCGATCGCGAACATCGCGCTGGACCTGCTCGGCCAGGCGCGCCTGCTGCTGACCCGCGCCGCCGAGGTCGAGGACGCCGGCCGCGACGAGGACGCCCTCGCCTACCTGCGGGACGCGGCGGACTTCCGCAACGTCCGGCTGGTGGAGCGGGAGGACGCCGACTTCGCGCACCTGGTCGCCCGGCTGCTGGTGTTCGCGACCTGGCGGCTCGCGCTGCTCGACGCCCTGACCGCCGCGGGCGACCCGGTGCTGGCGGCGATCGGCGCGAAGGGCGTCAAGGAGGTCACCTACCACCGCGACTACGCGGCCCGCTGGGTGGTCCGGCTCGGCGACGGCACCGAGCTGTCCCACGCCCGGATGCAGGCCGCGGCCGACGCGGTGCTGCCGCTGGCCGGCGAGCTGTTCCGGACCCACCCCACCGAGGCGCGCCTGGTGGCGGCCGGGACGGCCGTCGACCCGGCGACGCTGCGCGCGGAGTTCGACGGCGTCTGGGCGCAGGTCATCGCGGCCGCGAACCTGCGATCGCCGTCCGGCGTGCCGGACGACGACGGCCCGGGCGGCCGCGACGGCGTGCACACCCCGGCGCTGGCCGGGATCCTCGCCGAGCTCCAGGGCCTGGCCCGGTCGGTGCCGGGAGGTGTGTGGTGA
- the paaB gene encoding 1,2-phenylacetyl-CoA epoxidase subunit PaaB yields MTEEIKHEWPLFEVFVRAKRGLNHVHVGSLRAADHQMALHHARDLYTRRNEGVSIWVVRSDDVAASSPGEKDAFFSPSGDKVYRHPTYYSIPDSVPHI; encoded by the coding sequence ATGACCGAAGAGATCAAGCACGAGTGGCCGTTGTTCGAGGTCTTCGTCCGGGCCAAGCGCGGTCTGAACCACGTGCACGTCGGCTCGCTGCGCGCCGCCGACCACCAGATGGCCCTGCACCACGCCCGCGACCTCTACACGCGGCGCAACGAGGGCGTGAGCATCTGGGTGGTGCGCTCCGACGACGTGGCGGCGTCGAGCCCGGGTGAGAAGGACGCGTTCTTCTCACCGAGCGGGGACAAGGTCTACCGGCACCCGACGTACTACTCGATCCCCGACTCCGTACCGCACATCTGA
- the paaA gene encoding 1,2-phenylacetyl-CoA epoxidase subunit PaaA, which translates to MTEAVFAETIAKDQRVEPRDWMPDGYRKTMIRQIAQHAHSEIIGMQPEGEWITRAPSLRRKAILLAKVQDEAGHGLYLYSAAETLGADRGDLTRRLIEGRQKYSSIFNYPTLSFADVGVIGWLVDGAAICNQVPLCRSSFGPYARAMIRICKEESFHQRQGYELLMTMMGGTQAQRDMVQDAVNRWWWPSLMMFGPPDDQSPNSAQSMAWKIKRHTNDELRQRYVDMSVPQAEALGVTLPDPDLSWNDERGHWDFGAIDWSELQRVISGDGPCNALRIENRRRADSDGAWVREAAAAHAARHQEVAAP; encoded by the coding sequence ATGACCGAGGCTGTTTTCGCGGAGACCATCGCGAAGGACCAGCGGGTCGAGCCGCGCGACTGGATGCCGGACGGCTACCGCAAGACGATGATCCGCCAGATCGCGCAGCACGCGCACTCGGAGATCATCGGCATGCAGCCCGAGGGCGAGTGGATCACCCGTGCGCCGTCGCTGCGGCGCAAGGCGATCCTGCTCGCCAAGGTGCAGGACGAGGCCGGGCACGGGCTCTACCTGTACTCGGCGGCCGAGACCCTCGGCGCCGACCGCGGCGACCTGACCCGCCGGCTCATCGAGGGCCGGCAGAAGTACTCGTCGATCTTCAACTACCCGACCCTGTCCTTCGCCGACGTCGGCGTCATCGGCTGGCTGGTCGACGGCGCCGCGATCTGCAACCAGGTGCCGCTGTGCCGCAGCTCCTTCGGCCCGTACGCCCGGGCGATGATCCGGATCTGCAAGGAGGAGTCCTTCCACCAGCGGCAGGGCTACGAGCTGCTGATGACCATGATGGGCGGCACCCAGGCGCAGCGCGACATGGTGCAGGACGCCGTGAACCGCTGGTGGTGGCCCTCGTTGATGATGTTCGGGCCGCCCGACGACCAGTCGCCGAACTCGGCGCAGTCAATGGCCTGGAAGATCAAGCGGCACACCAACGACGAGCTGCGGCAGCGCTACGTCGACATGAGCGTGCCGCAGGCCGAGGCGCTGGGCGTCACCCTGCCGGACCCGGACCTGAGCTGGAACGACGAGCGCGGGCACTGGGACTTCGGCGCCATCGACTGGTCCGAGCTCCAGCGGGTCATCTCGGGCGACGGCCCGTGCAACGCCCTGCGCATCGAGAACCGGCGCCGCGCCGACTCCGACGGCGCCTGGGTCCGCGAGGCGGCCGCGGCACACGCCGCCCGCCACCAGGAGGTAGCAGCACCATGA